A single genomic interval of Fibrobacter sp. UWB13 harbors:
- a CDS encoding virulence RhuM family protein, protein MNKKNFSLINNKNNNGEKNEIIVYQPEGGEFHIEVRVENETVWLTQAQMAELFDVHRQAITKHVKNIYESHELDEMSTSSILELVQKEGNRVVKRSVALYNLDLIISVGFRVNTQKGIEFRRWANQVLKEHLLKGYSVNQRLISQENKIENLDSRVVNLEKQVDFFVKANLPPSEGVIPANARWSGYEFAVQLVRSAKKEIIIIDPFANDTSLSLVAKRAVGVNAIIYSARITRMMKDEVDRINRQFPTVELQTMRDVHDRFIIVDETIYHVGASIMDLGCKMTAFSVLNLVTKEQLLALVK, encoded by the coding sequence ATGAATAAGAAGAATTTTTCGTTAATCAATAACAAAAACAATAATGGTGAGAAAAACGAAATTATTGTTTATCAGCCGGAGGGCGGTGAATTTCACATTGAAGTTCGCGTAGAAAATGAAACTGTATGGTTGACACAAGCGCAGATGGCGGAGTTGTTTGATGTTCATCGCCAAGCAATCACCAAACATGTGAAAAATATCTATGAATCTCATGAATTGGATGAAATGTCAACTAGTTCCATTTTGGAACTAGTTCAAAAGGAAGGTAATAGAGTTGTAAAACGTTCCGTAGCGCTTTATAATTTGGATCTCATTATATCTGTTGGATTTCGTGTAAACACTCAAAAAGGAATTGAATTTCGTCGATGGGCGAACCAAGTTCTTAAGGAGCATTTGCTTAAGGGATATAGTGTTAATCAACGATTGATTTCTCAAGAAAATAAAATTGAGAATTTAGACTCTCGTGTCGTTAACCTTGAAAAGCAGGTAGACTTCTTTGTCAAAGCAAATCTACCTCCTAGTGAAGGCGTTATACCTGCTAATGCACGTTGGAGCGGTTATGAATTTGCGGTGCAATTAGTTCGCTCCGCGAAAAAAGAAATCATAATTATCGATCCGTTTGCAAATGACACATCTCTTTCGCTTGTTGCAAAACGTGCCGTTGGGGTCAATGCTATCATTTACTCCGCTCGAATTACGCGTATGATGAAGGATGAAGTTGACCGTATAAATCGCCAGTTTCCAACTGTTGAATTGCAGACGATGCGTGATGTTCACGATAGATTTATCATCGTTGACGAAACTATATATCATGTTGGGGCGTCGATTATGGATTTAGGCTGTAAAATGACGGCGTTTTCGGTACTGAACCTTGTAACCAAGGAACAGTTGCTTGCTTTGGTAAAGTGA
- a CDS encoding carboxylesterase — translation MKKLVIYIHGKGGNADEAYHYKPLFPDYDVIGFDYKAETPWDAKQEFSAYFDSVAANYDEVVLIANSIGAFFSMNALAEKRIKQALFISPMVNLEKLICNMMQWANVSEDELREKGEIATNFGETLSWKYLCYVRENPIKWNIPTHILYGSNDNLTDLETMQDFAQKVGASLTVMQGGEHWFHTDEQMQFLDRWIEKCQNKH, via the coding sequence ATGAAAAAGCTCGTTATTTACATTCATGGGAAAGGCGGCAACGCCGACGAGGCCTATCATTACAAGCCTCTTTTCCCGGATTATGATGTCATCGGTTTTGATTACAAGGCTGAAACCCCGTGGGATGCCAAACAGGAATTCTCGGCGTATTTTGACTCGGTTGCCGCAAACTACGACGAAGTCGTGCTTATCGCAAATAGCATCGGCGCGTTCTTCTCGATGAACGCATTGGCTGAAAAACGTATCAAGCAGGCGCTTTTCATTTCGCCGATGGTGAACTTGGAAAAGCTCATTTGCAATATGATGCAATGGGCTAACGTCTCCGAAGATGAACTCCGCGAAAAAGGTGAAATCGCGACGAATTTCGGCGAGACGCTTTCTTGGAAATACCTTTGCTACGTGCGAGAAAATCCCATCAAGTGGAACATCCCGACGCACATTTTGTACGGCTCCAATGACAATTTGACCGACCTCGAAACGATGCAAGACTTTGCTCAAAAAGTGGGCGCGTCGCTCACGGTTATGCAAGGCGGCGAACATTGGTTCCATACCGATGAACAGATGCAATTTTTAGACAGGTGGATTGAAAAATGTCAGAACAAACATTAA